One Takifugu rubripes chromosome 2, fTakRub1.2, whole genome shotgun sequence genomic region harbors:
- the znf593 gene encoding zinc finger protein 593 isoform X2 has protein sequence MGKSKQTGNHNNGRKKNIAKTWKTKRRTKDLDQIHSDMKPDIAAKLLHQEVDYDVTGCAQHYCLHCARYFVDMKSLKDHFKSKVHKKRLKQLREEPYTQEEAERAAGMGSYIPPKTVEVKTQSVEEDME, from the exons ATGGGGAAATCTAAACAAACGGGTAACCACAACAATGGCAGAAAGAAGAACATTGCTAAAACTTGGAAAACGAAGCGCAGAACCAAAGACCTGGATCAGATCCACTCCGATATGAAGCCAGACATTGCAGCAAAGCTGCTACATCAAGAAGTGGACTATGACGTCACAGGCTGCGCACAGCATTACTGTTTACACTGCGC GCGATATTTTGTGGACATGAAATCGTTAAAAGATCACTTCAAAAGTAAAGTGCACAAGAAAAG GTTGAAACAGCTCAGGGAGGAGCCCTATActcaggaggaagcagagagagctgcaggtATGGGGTCATACATCCCTCCAAAGACAGTGGAAGTGAAGACACAGTCTGTGGAAGAGGACATGGAGTAG
- the selenon gene encoding selenoprotein N codes for MAADVDKNTPENGSKTPPHAGNANPGSRSWICKGLWTLILVTAVPLFAFGVKYYQDAHLLKRHEQSIRTLGAEGHFLFSSLDIDHDLYLSAEEFKPIAEKLTGILPPVEFEEEETDELNGETFTVEAMMQPLILDSMTKSRDGFLGVSHSSLSGLRSWKSPAVPSASFSARQFRVFLPPKNKLEVGNTWWLIPSELNIFTGYLPNNRYHPPSPKGKEVLIHSLLSMFHPRPFIKSRFAPQGTVACIRASNDFYYDIVFRIHAEFQLNEVPNFPFWFTPGQFTGNIVLSKDASHVRQFRLYVPNNRSLNVDMEWLYGASESSNMEVDIGYLPQLELLSLGPSTPTVITDEEGNVIDSKDSGEPIQFVFEDIHWTSEISHQEAAQHLDVTFYPFKKVSYLPFSEAFERAEAENKLVHSILLWGALDDQSCUGSGRTLRETVLESSPVLALLNESFVSSWSLVKELESMQADEQNHVLSEKARLHLEKYSFPVEMMVALPNGTIVHHINANFFLDQTAMKPEEDGTPFSFSGGFEDPSTSTYISFLKEGLERARAYMPQ; via the exons ATGGCCGCAGACGTGGATAAAAACACCCCCGAAAATGGGAGCAAAACCCCGCCGCATGCTGGGAATGCGAACCCGGGCTCTAGATCGTGGATCTGCAAGGGGCTGTGGACTCTCATTCTTGTGACTGCCGTTCCACTTTTTGCCTTCGGGGTCAAGTATTATCAAGATGCCCACCTCTTGAAACGTCAC GAACAGAGCATTCGAACGCTGGGCGCAGAgggacattttcttttctcttccttaGACATTGACCATGACCTTTATCTCAGCGCAGAGGAGTTTAAACCTATAGCTGAGAAACTGACAG GAATCCTACCCCCCGTAGAGTttgaggaggaagagacagaTGAACTCAATGGAGAGACATTTACAGTGGAAGCCATGATGCAGCCTCTCATCCTAGACTCCATGACAAAAAGCAGGGATGGATTTCTTGGG gtgtcccacaGCTCTCTGAGCGGCCTGCGCTCCTGGAAGAGCCCAGCAGTGCCTTCTGCTTCCTTCTCCGCCAGACAATTCAGGGTTTTCTTACCTCCAAAGAATAAGCTGGAGGTAGGAAACACGTGGTGGCTTATTCCCAGCGAGCTCAACATCTTCACCGGCTACCTGCCCAACAATCGTTACCATCCTCCCTCGCCGAAAGGCAAAGAG GTTCTCATTCACTCCTTGTTGAGCATGTTCCACCCTCGGCCCTTCATCAAGTCTCGCTTTGCCCCTCAGGGCACCGTCGCCTGCATCCGTGCCAGCAATGATTTTTATTATGACATCGTGTTCAG aatTCATGCGGAATTCCAGCTCAACGAAGTTCCAAACTTCCCTTTCTGGTTCACCCCTGGGCAATTCACTGGCAACATTGTTCTGTCCAAAGACGCGTCCCACGTCCGACAATTCCGCCTCTATGTCCCCAACAACAG GTCGCTAAATGTGGACATGGAGTGGTTGTACGGTGCCAGTGAGAGCAGCAACATGGAGGTTGATATTGGATATCTGCCACAG ctggagctgctgtcattGGGCCCGTCCACACCCACTGTTATCACAGATGAGGAGGGTAATGTCATCGACAGCAAGGAcagcggcgaaccgatccagtttGTCTTCGAGGACATCCACTGGACATCGGAGATCAGTCATCAGGAAGCTGCTCAACATCTGGATGTTACCTTCTACCCATTCAAGAAG GTGTCCTACCTGCCATTCTCAGAGGCCTTTGAGCGAGCTGAAGCAGAAAATAAACTGGTGCATTCCATTCTGCTCTGGGGAGCATTAGATGACCAGTCCTGCTGAG GTTCGGGGCGAACTCTCCGGGAGACAGTCCTGGAAAGTTCGCCCGTCCTGGCCCTGCTCAACGAGAGCTTCGTAAGCAGCTGGTCTCTGGTCAAAGAGCTGGAGAGCATGCAG gcTGACGAGCAGAACCATGTGTTGAGTGAAAAGGCCCGATTACACCTGGAGAAGTACAGCTTCCCTGTGGAGATGATGGTGGCGCTGCCTAATGGAACTATA GTCCACCACATCAATGCCAACTTCTTCCTGGATCAGACagccatgaaaccagaggaggatGGCACGCCCTTCAGCTTCTCGGGCGGGTTCGAGGACCCTTCCACTTCCACTTACATCAGCTTTCTAAAAGAGGGACTAGAGAGAGCCCGGGCGTACATGCCACAGTAA